In a single window of the Drosophila subpulchrella strain 33 F10 #4 breed RU33 chromosome X, RU_Dsub_v1.1 Primary Assembly, whole genome shotgun sequence genome:
- the LOC119556575 gene encoding mpv17-like protein 2: MQSLRSCPARGLILSRAIRSQPSLRMSWPRRSGTVGGAGGAAPSGGTTATTTVGLGALQKLREWHANAFSSRFLLFTNVGISLTLSCVGDILEQHLEIYCGEIERFESTRTAHMATSGVTVGVICHYWYKMLDKRLPGRSMRVVAKKIVLDQLICSPIYITAFFVTLGLLERKDKHEVWEEIKEKAWKLYAAEWTVWPVAQFVNFYWIPTHYRIFYDNIISLGYDVLTSKVKHKQSHSHLKKVP; this comes from the coding sequence ATGCAATCCCTGCGCAGCTGCCCGGCCCGTGGCCTAATCCTCTCCAGGGCCATTCGCAGTCAGCCCAGCCTGCGGATGAGTTGGCCACGGAGAAGCGGCACAGTCGGAGGAGCCGGTGGAGCAGCACCCAGTGGAGgcaccaccgccaccaccaccgtTGGCCTTGGAGCACTCCAAAAGCTACGGGAATGGCACGCGAACGCCTTCAGCAGTCGTTTCCTGCTCTTCACCAACGTGGGCATCTCCCTGACCCTCAGCTGTGTGGGCGACATCCTCGAACAGCATCTGGAGATCTATTGCGGCGAAATCGAACGCTTCGAGTCCACCCGGACCGCCCACATGGCCACCAGTGGTGTGACCGTGGGCGTGATCTGTCACTATTGGTACAAGATGCTGGACAAACGACTACCCGGTCGCAGTATGCGCGTGGTGGCGAAGAAGATCGTGCTCGACCAGCTGATCTGCTCGCCCATCTACATTACGGCCTTCTTCGTCACCCTGGGCCTGCTGGAGCGGAAGGACAAGCACGAAGTGTGGGAGGAGATCAAGGAGAAGGCCTGGAAGCTGTATGCCGCCGAATGGACGGTGTGGCCGGTGGCTCAGTTTGTCAACTTCTATTGGATCCCCACCCATTACCGCATCTTCTACGACAACATCATCAGTCTGGGCTACGACGTGCTGACCTCGAAGGTCAAGCACAAACAGTCGCATTCGCACCTCAAGAAGGTTCCCTAA
- the LOC119556576 gene encoding protein yippee produces the protein MGRIFLEHLGGLKLFNCAQCHTNLTNRSQLISTRFTGATGRAYLFKRVVNLTFSNIQERVMLTGRHMVRDVMCKNCGAKLGWMYEFATEESQKYKEGRVILEYALITEAEGFPSEAATTSH, from the exons ATGGGACGCATATTTCTGGAACACCTTGGCGGCCTGAAACTCTTCAATTGCGCCCAGTGCCACACAAACCTGACCAACCGCAGCCAACTGATCAGCACCCGATTCACAGGCGCAACAG GACGCGCCTATCTGTTCAAGCGAGTGGTCAACCTGACCTTCAGCAACATCCAGGAACGGGTGATGCTCACGGGACGCCACATGGTGCGCGACGTCATGTGCAAGAACTGCGGCGCCAAACTGGGCTGGATGTACGAGTTTGCCACCGAGGAGTCCCAAAA GTACAAGGAGGGCCGCGTGATTCTGGAGTACGCCCTGATCACCGAGGCGGAAGGCTTTCCGTCGGAGGCCGCCACTACGAGTCATTGA
- the LOC119556290 gene encoding serine/arginine-rich splicing factor 2 isoform X1 — protein sequence MPRYREWDLACKVYVGNLGSSASKYEIENAFSKYGPLRNVWVARNPPGFAFVEFEDRRDAEDATRGLDGTRCCGTRIRVEMSSGRSREGRGGGGGGGGGGTRAGEGRGGGGGGSGGGTRAGDGGGRYRIKSSSSTTTSTTRTTTTTTSIKIIIIIQRTTKKRTATATTTRTSTTPLPSTRTTTTTIRTTTATTRTTTTSTTADPAPPITHISPTTTATTTTTPPCNNLLCGPSLKFNKFDIFR from the exons atgcCACGCTACCGGGAATGGGACTTGGCCTGCAAGGTGTACGTGGGCAACCTGGGCTCCTCGGCCTCCAAATACGAGATTGAGAACGCATTCAGCAAATACGGACCCTTGCGCAACGTCTGGGTGGCCCGCAATCCGCCCGGCTTTGCCTTCGTCGAGTTCGAGGATCGTCGCGATGCAGAGGATGCAACCCGCGGCCTGGACGGCACCCGTTGCTGTGGCACCCGCATCCGCGTTGAGATGTCCTCGGGGCGATCGCGTGAAGGTCGTGGCgggggcggcggcggcggcggaggcGGTACTCGGGCTGGCGAGGGGCGTGGCGGCGGCGGAGGCGGCTCTGGAGGCGGTACAAGGGCTGGCGATGGCGGCGGTCGCTATAG GATAAAGTCTTCTTCTTCTACTACAACAAGCACAACAAGAActactacaacaacaacatcaataaaaataataataataattcaaagaacaacaaaaaaaagaacagcAACAGCTACTACTACTAGAACTTCTACTACTCCTCTTCCttcaacaagaacaacaacaacaacaataagaacaacaacagctactacaagaacaacaacaactagtACAACAGCAGATCCTGCTCCTCCTATTACACACATTtcaccaacaacaacagccaccaccaccaccacaccaCCATGCAATAATTTGTTGTGCGGCCCTAGTCTGAAATTCAACAAATTCGATATATTCCGCTGA
- the LOC119556577 gene encoding mitochondrial import inner membrane translocase subunit Tim9, whose amino-acid sequence MAKSPENIALDQLDKDQMKTFSDFLMSYNKLSEMCFTDCVRDFTSRDVKDSEEKCSLNCMEKYLKMNQRVSQRFQEFQVIANENALAMAQKTGKL is encoded by the exons ATGGCTAAGAGCCCGGAAAACATAGCGCTGGATCAGCTGGACAAGGACCAAATGAAGACG TTTTCCGACTTCCTGATGTCCTACAACAAGCTGTCCGAGATGTGCTTCACAGATTGTGTGCGCGACTTTACGTCGCGGGATGTCAAGGATTCCGAG GAAAAGTGCTCGCTGAACTGCATGGAGAAATACCTCAAGATGAACCAGCGCGTCTCGCAGCGCTTCCAGGAGTTCCAGGTCATCGCCAACGAAAACGCCCTGGCCATGGCCCAAAAGACTGGCAAACTATAG